CTGTCTTGGGTGCAGCACCTACCTTGATATCAGCCACTTCGCCACCCTTGAATATGGCAAGCGTCGGGATCGAGCGAACGCCGAACTGAGCGGCCAGCTCCGGGTTTTCGTCGATGTTGAGCTTCGCAACTTTGACCTTGCCAGCCAGCTCGGAGGAAATTTCCTCAAGGCTCGGCGCGATCATCTTGCACGGACCGCACCACTCGGCCCAGAAATCCACCACGACGGGTTCGGCGGATTCGAGGACTTCGGACTGGAAGTTGGCGGCATCGACTTTTACGGTAGCCATATCTGGCTCTCCTTTCAGTAAATCTTTTCCGCTATCGATGTGATGCGGGCGCGTCGAAATTTCAATGCCCCGGTATCTCACTTTGTCTTTATTGCGGCAAGGGCCTCTGCCATGGCATCGTCGTCAACCCGCACAAAAGCGGCACTTTCCGTATAAATCAGCGCACAGACAAATTCCTTGCCGGGGTAAAGCGGCGCCAGAATTTCGCGATAAATGGCAAGCTGCGCGACGTGCGAGAAGGGAAGCTCGCGTGCTTCGCGCGGCGGCACGCGGTTTGTCTTGTAATCGACCAGAATGACCCGATCACGCTCCACCGCCAGCCGGTCGATGCGGCCGGAGACGGCATAGTGCTGCCGGCCGAGGGTCATCGTGCCCATAATCGACACTTCCGCACGGCTGTTGGCGGAAAAGGCTGGCTGAACCGCTGGTTCGGAGAGGACCCGCAAAACCGCCTGGATCAAACGCTCCCGATCAGTGGCGGGCCAGAAACGCGCTGCGCGCTCGGCATAACGCCGGGCTGCCTCTTCCCGCTCGCTTTCCGCAAAATCCGGCAGGGCCTGCAGCATTCGATGCACCAGCTTGCCCCTTTGCAGGGCAAGGCTGGAGGCCTCGGTTTTTTCTCCGAACAGCGGTGAACGCACGGCCAGATCGTCCGCACCGTCATCAATGATGGTTCCCGCGCCCGATGGGCTGAGCGGCCTTGGCAGGGAGGGCAGCGCGGGCAGGGGGGCAAGAAGGCCGGGCGGAAGCGTGTGGTCTTCTTCCTGCTGGGGTTCTGCGGGCTTGTGCGGTGCAAGTGCCGGGCGTGCTTCGGACTTACGCCAGACAAGCCCCTGCCATTCCTCGCCATCGGCGCTGAACGCCTGCGGCTGGCAATGATCCTGATTTTCCGCAAGCGCCGCCTTGACGATAGCGTGCCAGCATTCGGGATTTTCCTTCTGGCCGCGATAACCGCAGACGACAAGATGATCGGCGGCGCGGGTCATCGCCACATAAAGCAGCCGACGATATTCATCTTCCGCGGCCGTTTTCAGGCGTTCCTCATCCGAGCGAATGAGATGATTGGAAAAACCGCTGCCGGGCAGCCAGACCGGAAAGGCATCGCCATCCCCCTCCACGAAGCGCAGTTTCGGCACATGGCTGTGGTTGAAGGCCTTCGAGCCGCCATCCACGACAAAGACCACCGGTGCTTCAAGCCCCTTGGACGCATGCACGGTCATGATGCGCACTTCGCCGCGATCCTTGTCCTGCTCGCGCTTCACTTCAGGTGAATCGGTCTCCAG
This window of the Agrobacterium fabrum str. C58 genome carries:
- the trxA gene encoding thioredoxin, whose protein sequence is MATVKVDAANFQSEVLESAEPVVVDFWAEWCGPCKMIAPSLEEISSELAGKVKVAKLNIDENPELAAQFGVRSIPTLAIFKGGEVADIKVGAAPKTALSAWISSAA